In Synergistaceae bacterium, the following proteins share a genomic window:
- the infB gene encoding translation initiation factor IF-2: MYDLARKLNKSNKELLTVLQQLDVPVKSHSSSIDEDIAQTVENIINEASAEKAERAGKTPKSQDRNRDRDKRPQNNSENFRNRPDKQDRQERPERQERPDKFSQQNFKHERREKFNPERKKFDKRPEPPKTQTQNQNQTQNQTQEKKPAPVVIKPEPVKTPVKLVERPPIITVMGHVDHGKTTLLDKIRNASVAAHEAGGITQHIGAYVVMQDNKPIVFLDTPGHEAFTEMRARGANVTDIVILVIGADDGVMPQTREAISHIKAAGVPLVVAINKIDKQGAKPDRVRQQLSEMGIYTEGWGGDVGAVEISAKQGIGVSDLLERVLLEAEMQELKANPKADPEGVVIEARLDKGKGPVATVIVKDGTLKAGDIVLFKSTWGKTRALFDWSGKGIKEAGPSTPVEILGLGDVPNPGESFRVVKSEREARDAIDAAKILERDSAGENKKASLEDLYSNLQEGQLPHINLVVKCDVQGSLEALCAVLEKLATNEVGVSIVHRGVGRIAESDVMLASASNAIIVGFNVRPDSNAKRIAELNGVEIRIYNVIYDVIDEIKAAMGGLLKPVLREESLGEVEIRQIYRVPKVGKVAGSHVTRGVIKRTAKVRIIRDGIVIWDGRIASLKHEKDEAREIKAGMDCGVSFEGFQDFEEGDILEVYDVIEEKRSL, translated from the coding sequence GCTTGATGTACCTGTTAAATCTCATTCAAGCTCAATAGATGAAGACATAGCCCAGACTGTAGAGAATATCATAAACGAGGCCAGCGCAGAAAAGGCCGAACGAGCCGGGAAGACTCCTAAATCTCAAGACAGAAACCGCGACAGGGACAAGAGACCGCAGAATAACTCCGAAAATTTTAGAAACCGTCCCGATAAACAAGATAGGCAAGAGAGACCAGAAAGACAAGAACGCCCGGATAAATTCTCACAGCAAAATTTTAAACACGAACGACGCGAAAAATTTAATCCCGAACGCAAAAAATTTGACAAGAGACCAGAGCCGCCAAAGACTCAGACTCAGAATCAAAATCAGACTCAAAATCAGACTCAAGAAAAGAAACCCGCGCCCGTTGTAATTAAGCCTGAACCCGTAAAGACTCCCGTTAAACTCGTCGAACGTCCCCCGATTATTACTGTTATGGGACATGTAGATCACGGCAAGACTACTTTATTAGACAAGATACGCAATGCCAGTGTCGCAGCTCACGAGGCCGGAGGAATCACCCAGCACATAGGCGCATATGTCGTAATGCAGGATAATAAGCCTATAGTATTTCTTGACACTCCCGGGCATGAGGCTTTTACTGAAATGAGAGCGAGGGGCGCAAATGTTACAGATATTGTAATTCTCGTAATCGGTGCTGATGATGGAGTCATGCCTCAAACTCGTGAAGCAATTTCACATATTAAGGCCGCAGGAGTCCCCCTAGTCGTCGCTATAAATAAAATCGATAAGCAGGGCGCAAAACCTGACAGAGTAAGGCAGCAATTATCAGAAATGGGAATTTACACAGAAGGCTGGGGCGGTGATGTCGGAGCCGTCGAAATTTCAGCAAAACAGGGAATCGGAGTCTCTGACTTGCTAGAAAGAGTCTTACTTGAAGCCGAAATGCAGGAGTTAAAGGCAAATCCTAAGGCAGATCCTGAAGGTGTAGTAATTGAAGCTAGACTCGATAAGGGTAAAGGCCCAGTCGCTACAGTTATTGTGAAGGACGGTACACTCAAAGCCGGCGACATAGTTTTATTTAAATCAACATGGGGCAAAACCCGCGCATTATTTGACTGGTCAGGCAAGGGAATCAAGGAAGCCGGGCCAAGCACACCCGTTGAAATTCTCGGACTCGGTGATGTTCCAAATCCGGGCGAATCTTTTAGAGTCGTCAAATCTGAACGTGAAGCAAGAGACGCTATTGACGCAGCAAAAATTTTAGAACGTGACTCAGCCGGTGAAAACAAGAAAGCATCTCTTGAAGATTTATACTCGAATTTGCAGGAAGGACAATTACCGCATATAAATCTAGTTGTTAAGTGCGATGTACAGGGCTCACTTGAGGCACTTTGCGCAGTTCTTGAGAAATTAGCTACAAATGAAGTCGGAGTCTCTATAGTTCACAGGGGAGTCGGACGTATCGCAGAAAGTGATGTAATGCTTGCTTCTGCTTCTAATGCTATAATCGTGGGCTTTAACGTGAGGCCGGACTCAAATGCTAAGAGAATCGCCGAATTAAACGGTGTCGAGATAAGAATCTATAATGTAATTTATGACGTAATCGACGAAATAAAAGCAGCTATGGGCGGACTATTAAAGCCGGTTCTACGTGAGGAGTCTCTCGGTGAAGTCGAAATCAGGCAAATTTACAGAGTTCCTAAAGTCGGCAAAGTTGCAGGCTCTCATGTAACACGGGGAGTCATAAAACGTACTGCAAAAGTTAGAATTATTCGCGACGGCATTGTAATATGGGACGGGCGTATAGCTTCACTCAAGCATGAGAAGGACGAGGCGCGCGAAATTAAAGCCGGAATGGACTGCGGAGTCAGCTTTGAGGGATTCCAAGATTTTGAAGAGGGCGATATTCTCGAAGTCTATGACGTAATAGAGGAGAAGAGATCCCTATAA
- the rbfA gene encoding 30S ribosome-binding factor RbfA, which produces MARINKQLQREIALIIETRIKKSSVKGTIITGVECAKDLERAKVFFTALEYRKCPGILRDLNEIKGAIRSLLGESIKLRRVPELEFFIDGSSEYGAKIDSILDRLGLIDHDARNNNMDENDEFI; this is translated from the coding sequence ATGGCAAGGATTAATAAGCAGTTACAGCGCGAAATTGCTTTAATAATCGAGACCAGAATCAAGAAATCAAGCGTTAAAGGCACAATTATAACCGGTGTAGAATGTGCTAAGGATTTAGAGCGCGCAAAAGTTTTCTTTACGGCCCTAGAATATCGCAAATGTCCGGGGATTCTGCGTGATCTTAACGAGATCAAAGGCGCAATAAGAAGTCTTCTCGGTGAAAGCATAAAATTACGCCGAGTCCCTGAACTTGAATTCTTTATAGATGGCAGCAGCGAATACGGCGCAAAAATTGACAGCATTCTTGATAGATTAGGACTGATTGATCATGACGCAAGAAATAATAACATGGACGAAAATGACGAATTTATTTAA
- a CDS encoding bifunctional oligoribonuclease/PAP phosphatase NrnA codes for MTQEIITWTKMTNLFNHDLLSASEILKNFQNWIIFAHKKIDGDAAGSVSALFTIGQNLGKNVKWLGSDKDLPLSYKFLVNSDKYISCESLNFNEPETLYIFLDCTNESRPSIEGFSRGENINSLNIDHHEDNNFFAQVNCVDGKASSTCEMLYRVFKAGDWQITREIAESLYTGLFTDTGGFIFSNTHSESHLMASDLLSLGVDPSRISDLILKNKTPENFKLWARAFERVKILDKIFAVSYLLASDFRETGADLSDTTGLPATLMTLRDVKFAVMIHEDINKIVHASFRSCEGSPFNAGEVARLFGGGGHERAAGATLDGSLSEVIDKIENFLTCKYHECSCINK; via the coding sequence ATGACGCAAGAAATAATAACATGGACGAAAATGACGAATTTATTTAATCACGATTTATTGAGCGCGTCAGAAATCCTGAAAAATTTTCAGAACTGGATTATATTCGCTCATAAGAAAATTGACGGGGACGCTGCCGGATCTGTCAGTGCTTTATTCACAATCGGGCAAAATCTCGGCAAAAATGTAAAGTGGCTCGGTTCTGATAAAGATTTGCCGCTGAGTTATAAATTTCTCGTGAACTCTGATAAATATATCTCGTGTGAGAGCTTAAATTTTAATGAGCCTGAAACGCTTTATATTTTCCTTGACTGTACAAATGAAAGCCGCCCCAGTATTGAAGGATTTTCACGCGGAGAAAATATTAACTCGTTAAATATAGATCATCACGAGGATAATAATTTTTTTGCGCAAGTTAATTGTGTTGATGGTAAAGCGTCTTCAACCTGCGAAATGCTTTATAGAGTATTCAAGGCCGGAGACTGGCAGATTACGCGCGAAATTGCCGAGAGTCTTTACACGGGGTTATTCACTGATACGGGGGGATTTATTTTCTCAAACACTCACAGTGAGTCGCATTTAATGGCCTCTGATTTGTTATCGCTGGGAGTCGACCCTTCACGCATTAGTGATTTAATCCTGAAAAATAAGACTCCTGAAAATTTCAAGTTATGGGCGCGAGCTTTTGAACGAGTCAAGATACTTGATAAGATTTTCGCGGTTTCTTACTTGTTAGCAAGCGATTTCAGGGAGACCGGAGCAGATTTAAGCGACACAACAGGACTTCCGGCGACTTTGATGACTTTGCGCGATGTAAAATTTGCCGTTATGATTCATGAAGATATAAATAAAATAGTCCATGCCAGCTTTAGATCCTGTGAGGGCAGCCCGTTTAATGCGGGAGAAGTTGCGCGGTTATTTGGCGGGGGCGGTCATGAACGTGCGGCGGGGGCGACTCTTGACGGCTCATTGAGTGAAGTAATTGACAAGATAGAAAATTTTTTGACCTGTAAATATCATGAATGCTCTTGTATTAATAAATAA
- the truB gene encoding tRNA pseudouridine(55) synthase TruB, giving the protein MNALVLINKPVNIRSSQCVAMVKKQLYGERVGHSGTLDSTASGLLILLTGKATRLSDYIMSLPKVYRAVIQFGAETDTCDYSGEFIESKVFANLDDKILLDSLYKFSGWRMQSPPAISAVKIDGQPAYKLARSGQNPEMRARPVFFRGINIISPYNYESGTIELEISCGRGTYIRSLAHDLGQITGCGAYIKSLVRTSTGNFTLDKANNLDDKFTFTPLTELAKNYTSIYISERDSKSFLNGMSILIRNYQKISRGLSVMRDNIICVESDSFMGFGIYAGYDYIRPLVSVMKE; this is encoded by the coding sequence ATGAATGCTCTTGTATTAATAAATAAACCTGTAAATATTCGGAGTTCCCAGTGTGTAGCAATGGTAAAAAAACAGCTTTACGGCGAAAGAGTCGGACATTCGGGAACTCTTGACTCTACTGCTTCAGGACTGTTAATTTTATTGACCGGCAAGGCAACTAGACTCAGCGATTATATTATGTCATTGCCTAAAGTTTACCGCGCTGTGATTCAATTCGGGGCTGAGACTGACACATGCGACTATTCAGGGGAATTTATAGAGTCTAAAGTATTCGCAAATCTTGACGATAAAATTTTGCTTGACTCGTTATATAAATTTTCAGGCTGGAGAATGCAGAGCCCCCCGGCAATTTCTGCTGTTAAAATCGATGGGCAGCCGGCTTATAAACTCGCACGATCCGGACAAAATCCCGAAATGAGAGCCCGGCCCGTTTTCTTTAGGGGAATAAATATAATATCGCCCTATAATTATGAGTCCGGGACTATTGAGCTTGAAATTTCTTGCGGACGAGGTACTTATATAAGGAGTCTTGCTCATGATTTAGGGCAGATTACAGGCTGCGGAGCTTATATTAAATCGCTTGTCAGGACTTCAACAGGAAATTTTACGCTCGATAAAGCAAATAATCTTGATGACAAATTTACTTTTACGCCGTTGACTGAACTAGCAAAGAATTATACAAGCATTTATATATCAGAACGTGACTCTAAAAGTTTTCTTAATGGCATGAGCATATTAATACGCAATTATCAAAAAATTTCGCGGGGCTTGTCAGTCATGAGAGATAATATTATTTGTGTTGAGAGTGATTCGTTTATGGGATTCGGGATTTACGCGGGCTATGACTATATAAGGCCTTTAGTTAGTGTAATGAAAGAATGA
- the ribF gene encoding riboflavin biosynthesis protein RibF — protein sequence MLITIGAFDGFHKGHRELLKICAQNSNNNDWAIISFSPYPAEYLGKVKHSLFSLNERELIRLVLNVPKMFILKFDESLRNLTPFEFWQLIRKKFNVDGLVMGSDFLFGRDNSGSADSLKQLAISEGINNIFIADLLQKPLYSSSLAREKISQGNISGVNKILGYPFFMMGSVISGNQRGRTMNYPTANLKFAANKIIPEFGVYSVAVLVNKKFYPGALSIGNNPTFKDISGTRSEVYILDFDNDIYNQEIIIFLLGRVRDIKVFENKDSLIAQINKDVQECRRIYNESLRDYHTKNFLDKAREFYANKNLMPDVIDLFTH from the coding sequence ATGTTAATCACTATAGGAGCATTTGACGGCTTTCACAAAGGGCACCGGGAATTATTGAAAATTTGCGCGCAAAACTCAAATAATAATGACTGGGCTATAATCTCGTTTTCTCCATATCCGGCTGAATATCTCGGAAAAGTTAAGCACTCTTTATTTTCACTGAATGAGCGCGAATTAATTAGACTCGTTTTGAACGTTCCCAAAATGTTTATATTGAAATTTGACGAGTCATTAAGAAATTTGACCCCGTTTGAATTCTGGCAATTGATTCGCAAAAAATTTAACGTTGACGGGCTTGTTATGGGAAGTGATTTTCTTTTCGGGCGGGATAATTCGGGCAGCGCGGACTCACTAAAGCAATTAGCAATCTCTGAGGGAATTAATAATATATTTATAGCTGATTTACTGCAAAAGCCTTTATATTCGAGTTCGCTGGCTCGTGAGAAAATTTCACAGGGGAATATTTCGGGCGTAAATAAAATCTTAGGTTATCCGTTTTTCATGATGGGCAGTGTAATTTCAGGAAATCAGCGAGGCCGGACAATGAATTATCCCACTGCTAATTTAAAATTTGCGGCAAATAAAATTATTCCTGAATTCGGCGTGTATTCTGTAGCTGTGCTTGTGAATAAAAAATTTTACCCCGGTGCTTTATCAATCGGCAATAATCCCACGTTTAAAGATATTAGCGGGACTCGTTCGGAAGTATATATACTTGACTTTGATAATGATATTTATAATCAGGAAATAATTATATTTTTATTAGGGCGTGTTCGTGATATAAAAGTTTTCGAGAATAAAGACTCGTTAATTGCGCAGATAAATAAAGACGTTCAGGAATGCCGGAGAATTTATAACGAGTCATTGAGAGATTATCACACTAAAAATTTTCTCGATAAAGCAAGGGAATTTTACGCGAATAAAAATTTAATGCCTGATGTTATAGATTTATTTACGCACTAA